CTCGAGCGTGTGCACCCGCGCGCGGAAGCGGTAGGTCGAGTCCCCGGCGTCGAGCACCCAGCCCGCACCGTCGGGCCGTGGGGCGACCAACCGTTCGTGCGTGAACTCCGCGATCGCCTTGGCGACGAGGTGCCGCTCGGCCGGCTCGAGGTGCTCCGGCCGCAGGTGCGCGGCGGGTCCGTCGTCGTCGGGCGTGCCGATCCGGCCGGTGTCCAGGACCGACAGCAGCGCGCGCTTGCCGTCGACGTCGACCTCGCGCAGGACACGGAACCCGACCTCGGCGTTCTTCCGCTGCACCGCCGTGTTGCGCACGTCCGGCTCGACGACGACCCGCTGCGCGCCGAGGGCGTCGCGGCAGTGCTCGACCACCGCTCGCATCACGGCACGTGTCAGCCCGTGGACACGTCCCTCGTCGGGCGGCGGAGCGACGAGCAGGTGCATGCCGACGTCGCCCGGTTCCGCGTCCCACACGTCGGTGAGCAGCACGGCCGCCGGGTCGTAGGTCTCCGCGTACGCGACGGGCTCGCCCTCCCACCGGAGCACCCACCCCGCCTGCGCCGGGTCCTCCTGCACCGAACGGAGGTACGTGCGGACCGCGTCGGTGTCGTGGTCGGACATCGCCCACCACGAGGACGCCGGGGCGGCGAGCCACGCCTGCACGACGGCGGCGTCGCGGTCCGGGACCACCGGGTGGACGGACGGGAGGCCCGTGGTCGCGTCCGCCCGTGCGGCGACGGTCGCCAGGGCGCTCACGACGCGGCCCCGGCGGTCGCGGTCCGACGGGCTGCCGCGGCTGCGGCGCTCGCCGGGGCGTCGGCGACGGGACCGGCCGCAGCGTCCGGCCCGGTGCCGGCCGCAGCGGCCGCTCCGGTGTCGGCAGCAGCGTCCGGAACCGGCCGTCCACCGGGCAGGCCGAACTCCTGGAAGGCGATCCGCTCCTCCAGGCCGTACACGGACCGCCCCGTGACGGAGCGGATGATCGAGGCGTTCCGCCACGCCCCCATCCCGAGGTCGGGGGCGGTCAGACCGTGCGTGTGCTCCTCGGCGTTCTGCACCCAGATCCGTCCGCCGAGGGTGTCGACGTGCAGGTCGCGTGCGACGGCGAACCGACCGCGGTCGTCACGGCGGACGAGGTGCTCGACCGGGGCGAGGAAGTCCGGGTCCCGCGGTCGGTACCCGGTCGCGAGGACGAGCCGGGCTACCTCGTGCACCGCCTCGGTGCCGAGCTGCGCGTGTCGGAGGGTCAGTCGGAAGCGGTCCCGCTCGGGCAGCCACGCAGCCGCGACGACGCTGGTGTCGGTCCGGAGCGTCGTCGGGACCGGCCCGCGGGCGCTGATCCGGTAGAGCGTGTCGTAGACCTCGTCCACCAGGTCGGCGCTGATGCCCTTGTACAGCCCCCGCTGCTCGCGACCGAGCCGGTCTCGCACCTCGCCGGGCAGGGCGTGGAAGTGGTCGGTGTACTCCGGGCTCGTCATCTCGAGCGTGAGCTTGGTGTCCTCCATCGGGAAGAACCGGGGCGATCGGGTGATCCAGTCGAGGCGGTAACCGCCGTCGCGGATGCCCTCGAGCAGGTCGCGGTAGACCTCGGCCGCGGACTGCCCGCTCCCGACCACGGCGATCGAGTCGGCGCTCCGGAGCGCGTCACGCGCCGGCAGGTACCCCGCGGAGTGCACGACCGGTCCGTCGAGGTCGCGGAGCGCCTCGGGCACAGCGGGTTCCGTGCCGATCCCGAGCACGACGTGCCGGGCGACGTACCGCTCGGACCCGCTCGGGGTCTCGGCGTGCACGGTGAACAGGTCGGTGTCCTCGTCGTGCTCGACGGCGACGACCCGACGGCCCCAGCGCAGCGTGTCGAGCCGTTCGGCGGCCCAGCGGCAGTAGGCGTCGTACTCCACGCGCAGGGGGTGGAAGTCCTCGCGGATGAAGAAGGGGTAGAGCCGCCCGGTCTCCTTGAGCCAGGCGAGGAACGAGAACGGCGACGTCGGGTCCGCCATGGTCACGAGGTCGGCCAGGAACGGGACCTGGATGGTGGCGTCGTCGAGCATCATGCCGTGGTGCCAGGCGAAGCCGTCGGCCTGGTCGAGGAACACGGCGTCGAGGTCGTCGATCGGGTCGGTCAGGCAGGCGAGCCCGAGGTTGAACGGGCCGATCCCGATCCCGACCAGGTCGAGGACGCGGCCGGCACCGTCGCCGGTGTCGCTGGTCCTGGTGCTGGTGGCGCTGGTGCTGGTGGTGCTGGTGCTGGTGCTGGTGGTCACCGGGTTGCTCCCGTCGTCGTGCCGGCCGTGCTGGGGACGCCGCTGGCGTGCAGGCGCGCCGCGGTGTCGACCACGTGGTCGAGCGCCGCGACGACCTGCGTCGTGCTCGTGGTGGGGTTGAGCAGGGTGAGCTTGCTGCACGGACGGCCGTCGATCACGGTCTTCGCGACGAGTACCCGCCCCTCGGCGAGCAGGGCCGCGCGCAGCGGCGCGACGAGTGCGTCGGCCTCGGCGTCCGACACCCCGTCCGGCTGCCAGCGGAAGAGCACCGTGCTCAGCTGCGTCGGCGCGACGAGCACCAGGTTCGGGTGTGCCGCGACGTGCTCGTGCACCCGCTCCGTGACGTCGAGCACCGCGTCGAAGGCCCGTCCGATCGCCTCGGCGCCGCTCGCCCGGAGGGTCGCCCAGAGCTTGAGGGCGTCGAACCGTCGGGTGGTCTGCAGGGACTTGTCGACCTGGTTCGGCTCGTCGGCGTCCTCGGGGTTGAGGTAGTCCGCGTGCCACGAGGCCCGGCGGAGGTCCTCCGGGTCCCGCACGAGCAGCGCGCTCGACGACACCGGCTGGAAGAACGACTTGTGGAAGTCCGCGGTGACGCTCCGCGCTCGTCCGATGCCGGCGAGCAGGTGTCGGCGGGTCGGGGACACGAGCAGACCGCAGCCGTACGCGGCGTCGACGTGCAACCAGACGTCCTCGAGGTCGCAGACGTCGGCGATCGCCTCGAGCGGGTCGATGCAGCCGCGGTCGGTCGTGCCCGCGGTCGCGACGACGGCCGCGGGCGTCCGGCTCTCGCGCCGGGCGTCGGCGATCGCGTGGGCGAGGGCGTCCGGTCGCATCCGGCCCGCTGCGTCGGCGGCGACGTCGACCACGGCACGTTCCGGCAGGCCGAGCAGCATCGCGGACTTCCGGACGCTGAAGTGGCTCGACGCGGTGGCGAACACGACGAGGTCGTCGAGTGCCGGCGAGCGGTGCGCACGGTCTCCCGCGCGGAGCGGTGCGGTCGCGGCCTGGCGCGCCAGGAGCAGGGCGTGCAGGTTCGACTGGGTCCCACCCGAGGTGAAGACCCCGTCCCCCGTCGGGAAGCCGATCGCGTCCGTGACCCACCGGACCGTCCGACGTTCGATCTCGGTGCCGATCCGCGACTGGTCCCAGGTGTCGACCGACGGGTTGACCGCCGCGAGGACCGCCTCGGCAGCGACCGCGGGCACCGCCACCGGACAGTTGAGGTGCGCGAGGTACCCGGGGTCGTGGAACCAGACGGCCTCCGCGGTGAAGAGGTCGTCGACCTCGGCGACGGCGGCCTCCGCCGACCCGAGCGGTCGGTCGAGGTCGACCGCCGCGATCCGCTGTCGGAGGACGGCGGCGGGCGTGTCGGTGGTCGGCGCGGTGACGGCCGCGAGTCGGTCGGCGGTCCGGTCGACCGCGCCCCGGACGACCCTGCGGTACCGGTCGGAGCGGTCGGACGTGAGGAGTTCGAGCAATGGCGTGGAGCTGTTCACGTTAGGTAAGGCTAACCTCACTCCTCCGCGGAACGGAAGCCACACCCGGGGGAAGACCGGTCGTTCTGTCGCGCTCGGCCCGCCCCGGCCTGCCCCGGTACGCTCACCGGGTGACCTGCCCTCCGTCCGCCGCCGACGCCGACGCGGAAGCGACCGCCGACGCAGTCGCGACGGTCGACGCAGTCGCGACCGCCGACGCAGTCGCGACCGTCGACGCAGTCGCGACCGTCGCCGTCATCGGCGCGGGGCAGGCCGGACTGTCGGTCGCGCACCACCTGCGCCGACGCGGGTTCCGCGCCGTGTCCGGCGCCGGGGACCGCGGCGGGCCGGCCGGCAGGACCGTCGTCGTGCTCGACGCGAACCAACGGCCAGGAGGCGCGTGGCAGCACCGGTGGGCGTCGCTGCGGATGGCCACGGTGAACGGCATCCACGACCTGCCCGGCACGCCGCTCCCACCCGTCGACCCTGCGGAGGAGGCCCGCACCGCGGTCCCCCGCTACTTCGCCGACCACGAGGCGCGCGAGGCCCTCCCGGTGCTGCGGCCCGTCCGCGTGCGGTCGGTGACACCGGTCGACGACCGCCCCGACGGGGCACTCCGTCTCGACACGGACCACGGCTCGTGGCTGGTGCGCGCCGTGGTGAACGCCACCGGCACGTGGGACACCCCGGTGGTCCCGGACGTGCCGGGTGCCGCATCCTTCCTCGGCGAGCAGCTGCACAGTCGCGACTTCGTCGACGCCGAGCACTTCCGCGGCAGGCGCGTGGCCGTCGTCGGCGGCGGGATCTCCGCGGTGCAGCTGCTCGGGGAGATCAGCCTCGTCACCTCGACCGTCTGGTACACCCGGCGCGAACCGGTGTTCCTGCCGGGCGGCTTCGTCCACGAGGTCGACGGCGTCGACGTGGAACGACGCGTGGCCGCCGACGTCCGGGCCGGTCGACCGCCGGCGAGCATCGTGTCGTACACCGGACTGATCTGGACCGGCGCGCTGCGTGACGCCGCTCGGCGCGGTGTGCTCGAGCGGCGGCCGATGTTCACGCGGGTCCGACCGCACGGCGTCGTGGAGGCCGACGGCACCGACACCTCGGTGGACGTCCTGCTCTGGGCGACCGGGTACCGCGCGGACCTCGACCACCTGGCGCCGATGCACCTGCGCGGCCCGCTCGGCGGCGTCCCGGTCGCCGGTACGCAGGTGACCGACGAGCCGCGCGTGCACCTCGTCGGGTACGGCCCGTCGCAGTCGACCGTCGGGGCGAACCGCGCGGGCCGGGCCGCCGCCCGCGACCTGGACCGCTGGCTCGACACCCACGAGGGCACCCGCGGGGACGGTCGACCGCCGAGTGCTGACGTCGAGCGCTGACCGCCGCACCCCGGACCCGGTCAGCGTCTCGCCGAGCGGTGCCGCCGAGCAGCCTCAGACCACCGGGACCGGTGGGAGCTCGCGGTCGGTCTCGGCGACGCGGGTGGCCTTCGCCGCGAGGCCCTGCAGCGGCCCCTCGAGCAGCACCCTGTCGGCGACGTGGCGGAGCGCGAGCCCGAGCCGGGTCCGGGGGTAGGCGAACCGGACGATCCCGCGCGGGATGCCCTGCACGTCGTCCACGAGCGGTCGCATCCAGTCGTCGAACGCCGCGAGCGCACGGTCGAGGTCCGCACGGTCCGAGGAGCGACCCGTGACCGATGCGGCGAGCACGTACCCGCTGGTGAGGGCGAGCGACGCGCCTCCTCCGCCCATGGGCGTGACGCACCACGCCGCGTCGCCGACGAGGGCCACGCGGCCCCGTCGCCAGACGGGCATCCGCACCTGGGTGAGCCGGTCGACGTAGACGTCGTCCGACGTGGCGAAGCCGTCGAGCACACGGCGCGACTGCCACCCGGCGTCGGCGAACCGTTCCTCGAGCCCCGCCTGCACCCCCGTGCGCTCGGCGCCGGTCACCCCGTCGTCGTCGCCGGCCCAGGCCAGGATCGCGCGGGTCGTGTCGTACGGGTCGGGGCGCAGGTGCACCTGGCGTCCACCGACGGCGTTGTACCAGCGCCACCGTCGGTCGTCGGAGTCCGTCCGAGGGATCGTCCCGAACGCCATCGTGACGCCCAGGTCCCGCTCGGCGACGTCGCCCGGGTGGTCGAACACCAGCGCCCGGGTGGTCGACCGGACACCCTCGGCGACCACGAGCAGGTCCGCCCGGAGCGTCCGACCTGAGGTCGTCGTGACGGCGACGTGTCCGGGCGCGGTGTCGTCGACGTCGGTGATCCGCTCACCGAAGACGAAGGGCACCTCGTCGGGCAGCGCGTCGCGGACCGTGCGGGCCAGGTCGCCCCGGAGCACCTCGAGCTCGGCGGTCGCGCCGTCCGGCCCCTCGGGCAGGGTCGCGGTCACCCGTCCCTCGGTGTCGACCAGGACGGTCCCGGTCTCGGTGGTGTTCGCGGCACGGACCGCATCCGTCAGCCCCATCCGCTCGAGCACCTGCTTCGCGACGCCG
The sequence above is drawn from the Curtobacterium sp. MR_MD2014 genome and encodes:
- a CDS encoding SidA/IucD/PvdA family monooxygenase; amino-acid sequence: MTTSTSTSTTSTSATSTRTSDTGDGAGRVLDLVGIGIGPFNLGLACLTDPIDDLDAVFLDQADGFAWHHGMMLDDATIQVPFLADLVTMADPTSPFSFLAWLKETGRLYPFFIREDFHPLRVEYDAYCRWAAERLDTLRWGRRVVAVEHDEDTDLFTVHAETPSGSERYVARHVVLGIGTEPAVPEALRDLDGPVVHSAGYLPARDALRSADSIAVVGSGQSAAEVYRDLLEGIRDGGYRLDWITRSPRFFPMEDTKLTLEMTSPEYTDHFHALPGEVRDRLGREQRGLYKGISADLVDEVYDTLYRISARGPVPTTLRTDTSVVAAAWLPERDRFRLTLRHAQLGTEAVHEVARLVLATGYRPRDPDFLAPVEHLVRRDDRGRFAVARDLHVDTLGGRIWVQNAEEHTHGLTAPDLGMGAWRNASIIRSVTGRSVYGLEERIAFQEFGLPGGRPVPDAAADTGAAAAAGTGPDAAAGPVADAPASAAAAAARRTATAGAAS
- a CDS encoding NAD(P)-binding domain-containing protein; the protein is MGAGQAGLSVAHHLRRRGFRAVSGAGDRGGPAGRTVVVLDANQRPGGAWQHRWASLRMATVNGIHDLPGTPLPPVDPAEEARTAVPRYFADHEAREALPVLRPVRVRSVTPVDDRPDGALRLDTDHGSWLVRAVVNATGTWDTPVVPDVPGAASFLGEQLHSRDFVDAEHFRGRRVAVVGGGISAVQLLGEISLVTSTVWYTRREPVFLPGGFVHEVDGVDVERRVAADVRAGRPPASIVSYTGLIWTGALRDAARRGVLERRPMFTRVRPHGVVEADGTDTSVDVLLWATGYRADLDHLAPMHLRGPLGGVPVAGTQVTDEPRVHLVGYGPSQSTVGANRAGRAAARDLDRWLDTHEGTRGDGRPPSADVER
- a CDS encoding FAD-dependent monooxygenase, coding for MSAPHAVISGASIAGLSAAWWLRHTGWDVTVVERAPAFRDGGQNVDVRGVAKQVLERMGLTDAVRAANTTETGTVLVDTEGRVTATLPEGPDGATAELEVLRGDLARTVRDALPDEVPFVFGERITDVDDTAPGHVAVTTTSGRTLRADLLVVAEGVRSTTRALVFDHPGDVAERDLGVTMAFGTIPRTDSDDRRWRWYNAVGGRQVHLRPDPYDTTRAILAWAGDDDGVTGAERTGVQAGLEERFADAGWQSRRVLDGFATSDDVYVDRLTQVRMPVWRRGRVALVGDAAWCVTPMGGGGASLALTSGYVLAASVTGRSSDRADLDRALAAFDDWMRPLVDDVQGIPRGIVRFAYPRTRLGLALRHVADRVLLEGPLQGLAAKATRVAETDRELPPVPVV
- a CDS encoding pyridoxal phosphate-dependent decarboxylase family protein codes for the protein MNSSTPLLELLTSDRSDRYRRVVRGAVDRTADRLAAVTAPTTDTPAAVLRQRIAAVDLDRPLGSAEAAVAEVDDLFTAEAVWFHDPGYLAHLNCPVAVPAVAAEAVLAAVNPSVDTWDQSRIGTEIERRTVRWVTDAIGFPTGDGVFTSGGTQSNLHALLLARQAATAPLRAGDRAHRSPALDDLVVFATASSHFSVRKSAMLLGLPERAVVDVAADAAGRMRPDALAHAIADARRESRTPAAVVATAGTTDRGCIDPLEAIADVCDLEDVWLHVDAAYGCGLLVSPTRRHLLAGIGRARSVTADFHKSFFQPVSSSALLVRDPEDLRRASWHADYLNPEDADEPNQVDKSLQTTRRFDALKLWATLRASGAEAIGRAFDAVLDVTERVHEHVAAHPNLVLVAPTQLSTVLFRWQPDGVSDAEADALVAPLRAALLAEGRVLVAKTVIDGRPCSKLTLLNPTTSTTQVVAALDHVVDTAARLHASGVPSTAGTTTGATR